From Streptomyces fungicidicus, one genomic window encodes:
- a CDS encoding cysteine hydrolase family protein produces MDIAQNAALVVVDVQKGFEEAGYWGTRNNPAADDNIAALIDAWQSTGRPVVFVRHDSVSPGSPLRTGYEGNGFKEYVERRRGKGSGDELLVTKRVNSAFLGAPDLGAWLREAGISQVVLAGIQTNMCVETTARMGGNLGYEVVVAFDATYTFGLEGPFGWRQSADELARASAVSLHGGGFATVVATEDVLTAAK; encoded by the coding sequence ATGGACATCGCGCAGAACGCAGCACTGGTGGTCGTGGACGTGCAGAAGGGCTTCGAGGAGGCCGGTTACTGGGGGACGAGGAACAACCCGGCGGCGGACGACAACATCGCCGCCCTCATCGACGCGTGGCAGTCGACCGGCCGGCCCGTCGTCTTCGTGCGGCACGACTCGGTCTCTCCCGGGTCGCCGTTGCGGACCGGGTACGAGGGCAACGGGTTCAAGGAGTACGTGGAGCGGCGGCGCGGGAAGGGCAGCGGAGACGAGCTGCTGGTCACCAAGAGGGTGAACTCGGCGTTCCTCGGGGCTCCGGACCTGGGCGCCTGGCTCCGGGAGGCGGGGATCTCGCAGGTGGTGCTGGCCGGGATCCAGACGAACATGTGCGTCGAGACGACGGCACGGATGGGCGGGAACCTCGGCTACGAGGTCGTGGTCGCGTTCGACGCGACGTACACCTTCGGTCTGGAGGGGCCGTTCGGCTGGCGGCAGAGCGCGGACGAACTGGCCCGCGCGTCGGCCGTGTCCCTGCACGGCGGCGGATTCGCGACGGTGGTGGCGACGGAGGACGTCCTGACCGCCGCGAAGTGA